From a single Drosophila sulfurigaster albostrigata strain 15112-1811.04 chromosome 3, ASM2355843v2, whole genome shotgun sequence genomic region:
- the LOC133844801 gene encoding uncharacterized protein LOC133844801, with protein MAIVFVFVFDMSKQKNGFEFNRLESQMPVAIVTQEQQVLSSQGVAMAMCDGLRMLLLLPAMVLAWSVVRVDATLDETLQHIPKLSHAQVALIADNATARCKLTPELCDWQLHLYEGHAFSVQLPQDNTNSNTNSTSTTTSPSSTSTTSTTSSPPVETKPIPVIFTVPGSDQSHKLLIYAQVERQQSWTKLGKSQRQRQRRRRRRRRKLLANFKTVM; from the coding sequence aTGGCCATTGTCTTTGTGTTTGTCTTTGACAtgtcaaagcaaaaaaacggGTTTGAGTTCAACCGACTCGAAAGCCAAATGCCAGTCGCAATCGTAACTCAAGAGCAGCAGGTACTTAGCTCACAAGGTGTCGCTATGGCAATGTGCGATGGATTGCGGATGCTGTTGTTACTGCCAGCGATGGTCTTAGCCTGGTCAGTTGTACGTGTGGACGCCACACTCGATGAGACACTGCAGCATATACCCAAATTAAGCCATGCCCAAGTGGCGCTAATCGCTGACAATGCCACGGCACGTTGCAAGCTAACGCCAGAGCTGTGTGATTGGCAACTTCATCTGTACGAGGGGCACGCATTCAGCGTCCAACTGCCACAagacaacaccaacagcaacaccaacagtacaagtacaacaacaagtcCATCGAGTACAAGCACAACATCCACAACTAGTTCGCCGCCAGTTGAGACTAAACCCATTCCCGTAATCTTTACGGTGCCTGGCAGCGATCAGAGCCACAAATTACTTATCTATGCGCAGGTGGAGCGACAACAGAGCTGGACAAAGTTGGGCAAGtcacaacggcaacgacaacggagacgacgacgacgacggcgaaaGCTGTTGGCCAACTTCAAAACGGTTATGTAA
- the LOC133844141 gene encoding putative uncharacterized protein DDB_G0274435, producing the protein MWLPAVKILIIIALASQPPAVVHGARKHWKRAPVHGVFDVDVYAYNKPLSNLVGKQAISEPGQALPMGQLLEQLSHISRRELTVAKSHYRNLDTDNYMVRDQEVAAANATADAEQIITQRKQSNENLKLTETTATATATSNSEAINSQLAEQQMNSSLKNSHAMRNLYSHEFHVQHMGKRKIVLLNTLSKNASQQQDRKPDSAEVMAQQTQPLNLKLAMPTLEENEEQEKQEQEHTTTPKMIENLSTVEMLVKPDSEHSQAISTLDEMESMSRESTTEQPNKSNANDGTAGIDDSKHGAKDANNMTTIEAANTANAYDKEQLMPKPVLQVENEAETDADDDADATKKNDSRHDNDGQANGINAVLQLESMPRPVAAADKPLTIPKSRRKQTKPKTKNRPNEIDTKPTTSSSSSSSSTGSRNRPSSGAMLMVGTANVKAPVKVSPEISTTTTSTHAPGTKKSKGKGKGKRRKGSQRRPSGSQQELEQEIETTTNWWQILPYAEIRKFLNTIYDSITEDDDDRRLGRHHHDNDHPAQRI; encoded by the exons ATGTGGCTGCCGGCAGTAAAGATATTGATAATCATCGCCTTGGCAT CTCAACCACCTGCTGTTGTCCATGGAGCACGCAAGCACTGGAAGCGAGCGCCAGTTCATGGCGTATTCGACGTTGATGTTTATGCGTACAACAAACCGCTGTCCAATTTGGTAGGCAAGCAGGCGATAAGTGAACCTGGCCAGGCTCTGCCAATGGGTCAACTGCTGGAGCAACTCTCGCATATCAGTCGCCGTGAATTGACAGTGGCGAAATCACATTACCGAAACCTCGACACCGATAATTACATGGTGCGTGACCAAGAAGTTGCCGCAGCTAATGCAACCGCAGATGCAGAACAGATAATTACGCAGCGAAAACAATCCAACGAGAATCTTAAACTAACCgaaacaactgcaactgcaactgcaaccagCAATAGCGAGGCAATAAACAGTCAATTAGCCGAGCAGCAAATGAATTCCAGTTTGAAAAACTCGCATGCAATGCGTAATTTATACTCGCATGAGTTCCATGTGCAGCACATGGGCAAACGGAAGATTGTACTGCTCAACACGCTCAGCAAGAATGCCAGCCAGCAACAGGATCGTAAACCAGACAGTGCAGAAGTTATGGCGCAGCAAACGCAGccattgaatttaaaattggcaATGCCAACACTCGAGGAGAACGAGGAGCAAGAAAAACAGGAACAGGAACACACAACAACGCCGAAAATGATCGAAAATTTGAGCACAGTAGAGATGTTAGTCAAGCCGGACTCTGAGCACTCTCAGGCAATTAGCACATTAGATGAAATGGAAAGCATGAGCAGAGAGTCGACAACTGAGCAGCCTAATAAGAGCAATGCCAATGATGGCACTGCTGGCATTGATGACAGCAAACATGGAGCAAAGGATGCGAACAATATGACGACAATTGAAGCAGCTAATACAGCTAATGCATATGACAAGGAGCAACTGATGCCGAAGCCAGTGTTGCAGGTCGAGAATGAGGCTGAgactgatgctgatgatgatgccgaTGCCACGAAGAAGAACGACAGTCGGCATGACAATGATGGACAAGCAAATGGCATCAATGCTGTGCTTCAACTCGAGTCGATGCCACgaccagttgctgctgcagataAGCCTCTCACTATTCCCAAGTCCAGgcgaaagcaaacaaaaccaaaaacaaagaataGACCCAATGAAATTGATACAAAGCCGACGACTTcgagtagcagcagcagcagcagcactggCAGCAGAAACAGACCGAGCTCTGGAGCAATGCTGATGGTTGGGACAGCAAATGTCAAGGCGCCAGTGAAAGTATCACCGGAAATCAGCACAACGACGACGAGCACACACGCCCCCGGCACGAAAAAGAGCaagggaaaggggaagggCAAGCGGAGGAAGGGTTCACAACGTCGACCCAGTGGCAGTCAGCAGGAGTTGGAGCAGGAAATCGAAACTACGACAAATTGGTGGCAGATACTACCATATGCggaaattagaaaatttttgaatacgATTTATGATAGCATCACCGAGGATGACGATGACCGTCGCCTTGgtcgtcatcatcatgatAATGATCATCCAGCCCAACGGATATGA